The proteins below are encoded in one region of Bacillus vallismortis:
- a CDS encoding ATP-binding cassette domain-containing protein — protein sequence MCFKQTFIQNEKAEKRARMGIAYVPQGRDIFASLTVRENLLLGEEPLLKKKRTGQVKEEIFQWFPVLKEMLDRKGGDLSGGQQQQLAIARALMGNPKIILLDEPMEGVQPSIVELIRQVIIEISRKNDISVMLVEHSLENAFTCADYLYVIDRGMVVDHGKADEETARRFERHLIV from the coding sequence ATTTGTTTTAAACAAACGTTTATTCAAAACGAAAAGGCAGAAAAACGGGCAAGAATGGGGATTGCGTACGTTCCGCAGGGAAGAGATATCTTTGCCTCCTTAACCGTTCGTGAAAACCTGCTGCTCGGGGAGGAGCCGCTTCTGAAGAAGAAGCGGACGGGGCAGGTAAAGGAAGAGATTTTTCAGTGGTTTCCTGTTTTAAAGGAAATGCTTGACCGCAAAGGCGGTGATTTAAGCGGAGGGCAGCAGCAGCAGCTTGCAATTGCCAGAGCGCTGATGGGAAATCCAAAAATTATTTTACTTGATGAACCAATGGAAGGAGTTCAACCTTCAATTGTCGAACTAATCAGACAAGTTATCATAGAAATTTCCAGAAAAAATGACATTTCCGTTATGTTAGTCGAGCACAGTTTGGAAAACGCGTTCACATGTGCTGACTATCTTTATGTGATCGACAGGGGAATGGTTGTCGACCATGGAAAGGCGGATGAAGAAACGGCACGCCGCTTTGAAAGGCATCTTATTGTATGA